The Persephonella atlantica genome includes a window with the following:
- a CDS encoding HypC/HybG/HupF family hydrogenase formation chaperone, with translation MCLSIPSKIVEILPDNFAIVDTMGVKRKVSLDLMPEPVEVGDYVLIHVGYAMTKMSEEDALESLKVYEEIIQKLEEEGEEV, from the coding sequence ATGTGTCTATCAATACCATCTAAAATAGTGGAGATACTGCCAGATAACTTTGCAATAGTTGATACAATGGGAGTAAAAAGAAAGGTTTCCCTTGACCTTATGCCTGAACCGGTAGAAGTTGGAGATTATGTTCTTATCCATGTGGGATACGCAATGACAAAGATGAGTGAAGAAGATGCATTGGAAAGTCTGAAGGTTTATGAGGAGATAATCCAGAAACTTGAAGAGGAAGGAGAAGAGGTATAG
- a CDS encoding (2Fe-2S)-binding protein, with the protein MSEEIEVCICLRIPLSDILQAIEKGGIEDVEALIEKTKAGSVCKMCISPEYDPYGERDIHLTDLLK; encoded by the coding sequence ATGAGTGAAGAGATAGAAGTATGTATATGCCTGAGGATACCCCTGTCGGATATCCTGCAGGCGATAGAAAAGGGAGGCATAGAAGATGTAGAGGCATTAATAGAAAAAACAAAAGCTGGCTCTGTATGTAAAATGTGCATCTCTCCAGAATACGACCCTTACGGAGAAAGGGATATACACCTGACAGACCTGTTAAAGTAG
- a CDS encoding DUF433 domain-containing protein, whose translation MKFKYIEKNPEICGGKPVFKGTRIPVYIVLDLLSAGESVENILKNYPLLKKEAVLEAIKFASEYTKMKEELIEISD comes from the coding sequence ATGAAGTTTAAGTATATAGAAAAAAATCCAGAAATATGCGGAGGAAAACCAGTTTTTAAAGGAACAAGAATTCCTGTTTATATTGTGTTAGACCTGTTATCTGCTGGAGAAAGTGTTGAAAACATTCTAAAAAATTATCCACTACTAAAAAAAGAAGCAGTTTTAGAGGCTATAAAATTTGCTTCCGAATACACAAAAATGAAAGAGGAACTAATTGAAATTTCTGATTGA
- a CDS encoding PIN domain-containing protein, translating into MKKVFIDTNVLIYAYSEDEPNKSKLANKIIFSNESVISIQVINELSNILYKKFNLTAPLILKLINELEENLEIVNFSINTIKLAHNIKEKYKYSYYDSLIIATALENNCLILYSEDMQHNQTIENQLKIINPFKK; encoded by the coding sequence ATGAAAAAAGTTTTTATAGATACAAATGTTTTAATTTATGCTTACTCAGAAGATGAGCCTAATAAAAGCAAATTAGCAAACAAGATAATTTTTTCTAATGAATCTGTAATATCTATACAGGTCATAAACGAGCTTTCTAATATTCTGTACAAAAAATTTAATCTAACTGCACCTCTAATATTAAAACTCATAAATGAATTAGAAGAAAACCTTGAAATTGTAAATTTCAGCATAAACACAATAAAATTAGCCCATAATATAAAAGAAAAGTATAAATACAGCTATTATGATAGTTTAATTATTGCTACAGCTTTGGAAAATAATTGTTTAATTTTATATTCAGAAGACATGCAACATAATCAGACAATAGAAAACCAGTTAAAAATCATAAATCCATTTAAAAAATGA
- a CDS encoding nickel-dependent hydrogenase large subunit, which translates to MGKHLVVDPITRIEGHLRIEAILDENNVIVDAYSSSTMWRGIEIIMKGRDPRDVPLLAMRICGVCTGTHYYTSTQTVEHALGVVPPKNARLVRNLIQGSLYIHDHTVHFYHLHALDWVDVVSALKADPKKAAAEAKKWANMLTDPITGETIQPWNAGEGAYRAVQERLKKFVKAGRLGPFANAYWGNKSYKLTPEQNLVAVSHYLDALDMQREMAKLMAIFGGKNPHPQSLVVGGVTCVQDIKNPTRLGQFGDILRKSREFIYRAYLPDLLMAGAVYADEALKGIGRGLGNYMAYGDFRMDDNPWYKGKLLFPQGVVLNMDLSTVYDVDQSKITEDVTHSWYEYDVNQPLHPFEGQTKPKYTGFKEDGTLNTKGKYSWIKSPIYDDHRVEVGPLARMIVGYARGDERIKHYVDWLLKSGNLPVKVLFSTVGRTAGRAIETALMVDVMQEWLTELSKNVAAGDLSTWTEYDFDRLTKGKELKGYGLTEAPRGALGHWIRIKDGKVENYQAVVPSTWNGAPRDYKNRMGAYEASLIGTPMSNPDQPLEILRTIHSFDPCIACAVHVIDAKGKELGVYKVEPIGGFCNV; encoded by the coding sequence ATGGGGAAGCATTTAGTAGTAGACCCGATAACAAGGATTGAAGGGCACCTGAGAATAGAAGCAATATTAGATGAAAATAATGTGATTGTTGACGCATACAGCTCATCCACAATGTGGAGAGGCATTGAGATTATTATGAAAGGTAGAGACCCCAGAGACGTGCCTCTACTTGCAATGAGAATATGCGGTGTATGCACAGGAACCCATTACTACACATCAACCCAGACTGTAGAGCATGCTCTTGGAGTTGTTCCTCCTAAAAATGCAAGACTGGTAAGGAATCTTATTCAGGGTTCTCTATACATACACGACCACACAGTTCATTTTTACCATCTCCATGCCCTTGACTGGGTTGATGTTGTTTCTGCTCTGAAAGCTGACCCTAAAAAGGCAGCAGCAGAGGCAAAAAAATGGGCTAACATGCTGACAGACCCTATAACAGGAGAGACAATTCAGCCGTGGAATGCTGGAGAGGGAGCATACAGAGCTGTTCAGGAAAGACTGAAAAAGTTTGTAAAAGCAGGAAGACTGGGACCATTTGCCAATGCGTACTGGGGAAACAAATCTTATAAACTCACACCAGAGCAGAACCTTGTTGCTGTTTCCCACTATCTTGATGCTTTAGACATGCAGAGGGAGATGGCCAAACTGATGGCCATATTTGGTGGGAAAAATCCACATCCCCAGTCCCTCGTAGTAGGCGGTGTAACCTGTGTTCAGGATATAAAAAATCCTACAAGACTGGGACAGTTTGGGGACATACTTAGAAAGTCAAGGGAGTTTATATACAGGGCATATCTACCTGACCTTCTGATGGCAGGAGCTGTTTATGCAGATGAAGCTCTGAAAGGAATAGGAAGAGGTCTTGGAAACTACATGGCTTATGGAGATTTCAGAATGGATGACAATCCATGGTACAAAGGGAAGTTGCTTTTCCCTCAAGGAGTTGTTCTGAATATGGATTTATCAACTGTTTATGATGTTGACCAGTCAAAAATAACAGAAGACGTTACCCACAGCTGGTATGAATATGACGTTAACCAGCCTCTACACCCATTTGAAGGTCAGACAAAGCCAAAATATACAGGATTTAAGGAAGATGGAACACTGAACACAAAGGGTAAGTATTCATGGATAAAATCCCCTATTTATGACGACCACAGGGTTGAGGTTGGACCTTTAGCAAGAATGATTGTTGGATATGCAAGGGGAGACGAGAGGATAAAACATTACGTTGACTGGCTCCTAAAGTCAGGAAATCTGCCAGTTAAGGTTCTTTTCTCAACAGTAGGAAGGACAGCAGGAAGGGCAATAGAGACAGCTCTTATGGTTGACGTTATGCAGGAATGGCTTACTGAACTGTCTAAAAATGTGGCAGCAGGAGACCTGAGCACATGGACTGAGTATGATTTTGATAGACTGACAAAAGGGAAAGAGCTTAAAGGTTATGGATTGACAGAAGCACCAAGGGGAGCATTGGGACACTGGATTAGAATAAAGGATGGAAAAGTAGAAAACTATCAGGCTGTTGTTCCTTCTACATGGAACGGAGCTCCAAGGGATTACAAAAACAGGATGGGAGCATATGAAGCATCACTGATAGGAACGCCTATGTCCAACCCAGACCAGCCTCTTGAAATACTCAGAACTATACACTCCTTTGACCCATGTATCGCATGTGCTGTTCACGTTATTGATGCGAAAGGAAAAGAGCTTGGCGTTTACAAAGTGGAACCTATAGGAGGTTTCTGCAATGTATAA
- a CDS encoding DUF5615 family PIN-like protein codes for MKFLIDENIPKMLADKIVKKYPESIYVLNSNLQGKSDLEIFRFCKENRYVLVTMDSDFADIFEYPLKSTEGRILLRFKNLKLKEITEKTLKSLEIIEKKPIKESIVVISNNKIRIKKQE; via the coding sequence TTGAAATTTCTGATTGATGAGAACATTCCTAAAATGTTAGCCGATAAAATTGTGAAGAAATATCCAGAATCAATATATGTTTTAAATTCTAATCTTCAGGGAAAAAGCGATTTAGAGATTTTCAGATTTTGTAAAGAAAACAGATATGTTCTTGTAACGATGGACTCTGATTTTGCAGATATTTTTGAATATCCCCTTAAAAGCACTGAAGGAAGAATTCTTTTAAGGTTCAAAAACCTAAAACTGAAAGAAATAACAGAAAAAACTTTAAAATCTCTGGAAATAATTGAGAAGAAACCTATAAAAGAATCAATAGTTGTTATATCCAACAACAAAATTAGAATAAAGAAACAGGAGTAA
- the hypE gene encoding hydrogenase expression/formation protein HypE, producing MKQILLSHGGGGEETQKLIKELFFKHFSNPILEKMEDAAVFETNSKLAFTTDSFTVSPIFFKGGNIGKLAIAGTVNDISMMGARPKYLSCSFIIEEGLPFEDLERIVSSMAQEMKKSGVHIITGDTKVVPKGSADRIFINTTGIGEIVYEGISAHNIQEGDIIITSGTIGDHGACIMAQREEIDMEGELQSDCETLWPLVEALIKENITIKAMRDPTRGGLSAVLNEWAEQSNIGIEIEEENIPVKDEVQGLCELLGLEPYTLANEGKLIIAVPQEEAEKTLSIMKNHPLGKDAQIIGKAVSDYTGKVILKSPYGSKRIMEPPAGELLPRIC from the coding sequence ATGAAACAGATACTCCTATCCCACGGTGGTGGTGGAGAAGAAACACAAAAACTGATAAAAGAGCTGTTCTTTAAGCATTTTTCCAATCCTATATTAGAAAAAATGGAAGATGCAGCTGTTTTTGAAACAAACTCTAAACTTGCCTTTACAACAGACTCTTTTACAGTTTCACCAATATTTTTTAAAGGGGGAAACATTGGAAAGTTAGCAATTGCCGGAACAGTTAATGACATTTCTATGATGGGGGCAAGACCAAAATATCTGAGCTGTTCATTTATCATAGAGGAAGGACTGCCATTTGAAGATTTAGAAAGGATAGTCAGTTCAATGGCACAGGAAATGAAAAAATCTGGCGTTCATATAATAACAGGAGACACAAAAGTAGTCCCAAAAGGCTCAGCAGACAGGATTTTTATAAACACAACAGGAATAGGAGAGATTGTTTATGAGGGAATTTCAGCCCACAACATACAGGAAGGAGACATTATCATAACCTCTGGAACAATAGGAGACCACGGAGCCTGTATAATGGCACAAAGGGAAGAGATAGATATGGAAGGGGAACTTCAGTCAGACTGTGAAACCCTCTGGCCGTTGGTGGAAGCACTGATAAAAGAAAACATAACAATAAAAGCAATGAGAGACCCTACAAGGGGAGGACTGTCAGCAGTTTTAAACGAATGGGCAGAGCAGTCAAATATCGGAATAGAAATAGAAGAAGAAAATATACCTGTAAAAGATGAAGTTCAGGGACTTTGTGAACTGCTGGGACTTGAACCCTACACCCTTGCAAACGAAGGAAAACTGATAATAGCTGTTCCCCAAGAAGAGGCGGAAAAAACTCTGTCTATTATGAAAAACCATCCACTTGGAAAAGATGCTCAGATTATAGGAAAAGCAGTGTCTGATTACACAGGAAAAGTAATCCTAAAATCCCCATACGGCTCAAAAAGAATAATGGAACCTCCAGCAGGAGAGCTTCTGCCAAGGATATGTTAG
- the hypD gene encoding hydrogenase formation protein HypD: protein MASVDYIKDFRDSKRIKALAKQIEKELKKPINIMEVCGGHTHTIMKYGLKQLLPPEIDFIHGPGCPVCIMPKERIDHAIALAQNENNIIATLGDMIRVPGSKSSLQKERAKGKNIKMIYAPFDVLKIAQENPDKNVIYFAIGFETTTPMTAALIEKVLQLGLKNVYFHINHVLVPPPIKAIMDSGEAKIDAFIGPSHVSVITGAKIYQEIVDLYNTPVVVAGFEPVDIMESILWIIRQFNEGRRAVEIQYKRAVSWEGNTKAQDMVSKYMETRETFRWRGIGDIPYSALKLKEEYSELDAEKVFADILPNQPIDDHKLCICGDILKGVAKPFECKVFGTACTPQNPLGSCMVSSEGACAAYYKYGKLELV, encoded by the coding sequence ATGGCAAGTGTAGACTACATAAAAGACTTTAGAGACAGCAAAAGAATAAAAGCTCTTGCAAAACAGATAGAAAAAGAGCTAAAAAAACCCATAAACATAATGGAAGTCTGCGGTGGACATACCCACACAATAATGAAATACGGACTGAAACAACTGCTTCCACCAGAGATAGATTTTATTCACGGTCCAGGCTGTCCTGTATGTATAATGCCAAAAGAGAGAATAGACCACGCCATAGCATTAGCACAGAACGAGAATAATATTATTGCAACACTTGGAGATATGATTAGAGTTCCCGGTTCAAAAAGCTCTCTCCAGAAAGAAAGGGCAAAAGGGAAAAATATAAAAATGATTTATGCACCCTTTGATGTTTTAAAGATAGCACAGGAAAATCCAGACAAAAATGTTATATATTTTGCCATCGGCTTTGAAACGACAACACCAATGACAGCAGCACTGATAGAAAAAGTGTTACAGCTTGGACTGAAAAATGTTTACTTTCATATTAACCATGTATTAGTCCCACCACCTATTAAAGCAATAATGGACAGTGGAGAGGCTAAAATAGATGCCTTTATAGGACCTTCCCATGTATCTGTTATAACAGGGGCAAAAATCTATCAGGAAATTGTAGACCTTTATAATACACCAGTCGTTGTTGCAGGATTTGAACCAGTTGATATTATGGAAAGTATCTTGTGGATAATAAGACAGTTTAATGAAGGAAGGAGGGCAGTAGAAATTCAGTATAAAAGGGCTGTAAGCTGGGAAGGAAACACAAAAGCACAGGATATGGTAAGCAAATACATGGAAACAAGGGAAACTTTCAGGTGGAGAGGAATAGGAGATATACCGTATTCAGCATTGAAGCTGAAAGAAGAGTACTCAGAACTTGACGCAGAGAAAGTTTTTGCAGATATTCTCCCTAATCAGCCAATAGACGACCATAAACTGTGTATATGTGGAGATATACTGAAAGGAGTAGCAAAACCTTTTGAGTGTAAAGTATTTGGGACTGCCTGCACACCTCAAAATCCTTTAGGTTCATGTATGGTTTCTTCAGAGGGAGCCTGTGCAGCATATTATAAATATGGAAAATTAGAATTAGTTTAA
- a CDS encoding cytochrome b/b6 domain-containing protein, with protein MYKKVKRMTVAMRIIHWVNVFSIVAAVITGLYIAHPYYQSMIAEAAAFKYVMAYNRWVHFIAAILLDVTSIAVAYLYFFSRFEKPVKKLIPNAQNIKEFVEVVLNLLTLNRRKNFDSSHLDSFNAVYFTILHILLFLMLFTGLQMYVWGLYHGTSSIGAWWPWLLHVATDWTLWVFGGAHGVRVAHHLTMWIILAWVAFHIYYQIWRTIFWREGDIAIVFGGYKFKKAR; from the coding sequence ATGTATAAGAAAGTAAAAAGAATGACAGTGGCAATGAGGATAATACACTGGGTAAATGTCTTTTCCATTGTTGCTGCAGTTATTACAGGTCTGTATATTGCCCATCCATACTACCAGAGTATGATTGCAGAAGCTGCAGCATTTAAATATGTTATGGCGTATAACAGATGGGTTCATTTCATAGCAGCTATACTATTGGATGTAACGTCAATAGCTGTTGCTTATCTTTACTTTTTCAGCAGATTTGAAAAACCAGTGAAAAAACTTATACCAAATGCCCAGAACATAAAGGAGTTTGTTGAGGTTGTTCTAAACCTCCTTACACTTAACAGAAGGAAAAACTTTGATTCTTCTCATTTAGACAGCTTTAACGCAGTGTATTTCACAATACTGCACATACTGCTTTTCCTGATGCTGTTTACAGGTCTTCAGATGTATGTGTGGGGACTTTATCACGGAACTTCTTCCATAGGTGCGTGGTGGCCGTGGCTGCTTCATGTAGCAACAGACTGGACTCTGTGGGTTTTTGGTGGTGCACACGGTGTGAGAGTTGCTCACCATCTTACAATGTGGATTATTCTTGCATGGGTTGCTTTCCACATATACTATCAGATATGGAGAACAATATTCTGGAGAGAAGGAGATATAGCCATTGTGTTTGGTGGATACAAGTTTAAAAAGGCAAGATAA
- a CDS encoding HyaD/HybD family hydrogenase maturation endopeptidase, with protein sequence MKKIGVVGVGNILFKDEGIGVFTVKYLEENYTFEPEVDLIDAGTLGFGLMKYLHEYDHIILIDTISVNDKPGSVYRLTPEQLSGLASYHQTAHEVEVLQMIELTPLTGKMADTVVIGVVPEDINSSEIGLTKNLEDVPFKTVIGQVLKELDRIGVKYRKTNSLTLKDVVMKHFGSYNGELSGKRIGDENS encoded by the coding sequence ATGAAAAAAATCGGTGTTGTTGGTGTTGGAAACATTTTGTTTAAAGATGAAGGTATAGGAGTTTTTACAGTTAAATATCTGGAAGAAAATTATACATTTGAGCCTGAAGTAGACCTTATAGATGCAGGAACCCTTGGATTTGGACTTATGAAATATCTGCATGAATACGACCATATAATCCTTATTGATACAATATCAGTAAATGATAAGCCGGGAAGTGTTTACAGGCTAACTCCAGAGCAGCTTTCTGGTCTTGCTTCCTACCATCAGACAGCCCACGAGGTGGAAGTGCTCCAGATGATTGAGCTTACTCCTCTAACAGGAAAAATGGCTGATACAGTGGTGATAGGTGTTGTTCCTGAGGATATAAACTCTTCAGAGATTGGTCTGACAAAAAACTTAGAGGATGTTCCTTTCAAAACAGTTATAGGTCAGGTCTTAAAAGAGTTAGACAGAATAGGTGTAAAATACAGAAAAACTAATAGCTTGACATTAAAGGATGTGGTTATGAAACATTTTGGTTCTTATAATGGAGAGCTTTCAGGAAAGAGGATAGGAGATGAAAACAGCTGA
- a CDS encoding acylphosphatase — translation MKTAEEIGLRITFEYLNGNDLILELIKQIADRHGIKGYVERKKDTVQIVISAPAEKIQFFSKELGEKMPYSLFMSDATTEAVEGISDYVLDKFEIRGEINILPQNTGICPSCLEELLSGSSRRYHFPFISCNYCGGHYSYLYEYPFEREKTVFKFFQMCPECEEEYKDKHSFRYKYPLTACHSCLTPIYLKKGENERYGFDSEKTVGAFNAASGVIKKGHLLKVYTPNGHKIVGLISRENVEKIRSTKGRKPLTVLFTGVKDLDRYLILSDLEMKALLSQEKPVLKVKPSDDFKEKSLLSDFEFIKVKLPDDPVLALLSFHLKNAGIDYILIENLTDDSSITDFELNADLPVINVQEETEVIVMDRHIIIEKGEKGLLPNIIKSKPTGNLSVAGDYAALDLGNGEYLIDRKEKLLSQLSSFVDSINQLSVLAGETVYVDVPYKEKKEFYSYQGAILSVMAEHRILEEPAVGLYFSHNNDSVIAVKSRTKPLTPLIRLRPVKIFEDFSQTVGWMLNQIEESSEEGRKLIRNFSQKYPHIIEKVSISGDNSYREISDITAVFNAVSIILELFPYDKPSFFEEPYIYLQDMAVNFKGRKGVRIDYILEEENGQFYLNWKKLLQSVISYKLAGAETDMVAFSVLEGFGDWLVSQVATIKSKLKIENTVISGNMFTDPVVTGKLLNFSSKEGKLFISRRLPVDRQNICLGGIFV, via the coding sequence ATGAAAACAGCTGAAGAGATTGGTCTGAGAATAACTTTTGAGTATTTAAATGGAAATGATTTGATTTTGGAGCTTATCAAACAGATTGCTGACAGACATGGGATAAAAGGGTATGTGGAAAGAAAGAAAGATACAGTTCAGATAGTTATTTCTGCTCCTGCTGAAAAGATTCAGTTCTTTTCTAAAGAATTGGGAGAAAAGATGCCTTACTCTCTGTTTATGTCCGATGCAACAACAGAAGCTGTTGAGGGAATATCAGATTATGTTTTAGATAAGTTTGAGATAAGAGGAGAAATAAACATCCTTCCCCAGAACACAGGGATATGCCCTTCCTGTCTTGAGGAGCTCCTGTCTGGCAGCAGCAGAAGGTATCACTTTCCCTTTATATCCTGTAATTACTGCGGAGGACATTACTCCTACCTTTATGAATACCCATTTGAAAGGGAAAAAACAGTCTTTAAATTTTTCCAGATGTGCCCAGAATGTGAAGAGGAGTATAAGGACAAACACAGTTTTAGATATAAATACCCACTGACAGCCTGCCACAGCTGTCTTACACCCATTTATCTAAAAAAAGGAGAAAACGAAAGATATGGTTTTGACAGCGAAAAAACTGTAGGAGCTTTCAATGCAGCATCAGGAGTGATAAAAAAGGGACATCTTTTAAAGGTTTATACTCCAAACGGACACAAAATTGTCGGATTAATAAGTAGAGAAAATGTGGAAAAGATTCGCAGCACGAAAGGAAGAAAACCTTTAACTGTTTTGTTTACAGGGGTAAAAGATTTAGACAGGTATCTTATCCTTTCAGATTTAGAGATGAAGGCTTTGCTTTCGCAGGAAAAACCTGTCCTTAAAGTAAAACCATCTGATGACTTCAAAGAAAAATCGTTGTTGTCAGATTTTGAGTTCATAAAAGTAAAACTACCAGATGACCCTGTTCTTGCTCTTCTCTCTTTCCACCTGAAAAATGCAGGCATAGATTACATACTGATTGAAAACCTTACAGACGACAGCTCTATCACAGATTTTGAGCTGAATGCAGACCTTCCAGTTATAAATGTTCAGGAAGAAACAGAAGTTATCGTTATGGACAGACATATTATTATAGAAAAGGGAGAAAAGGGCCTGCTACCTAACATTATAAAATCAAAGCCTACAGGTAATCTCTCTGTAGCAGGTGATTATGCAGCTTTAGACCTTGGGAATGGTGAATATCTGATAGACAGAAAAGAGAAACTACTGTCTCAGCTGAGTAGTTTTGTAGACAGTATAAATCAGCTTTCTGTACTTGCTGGGGAAACTGTTTATGTAGATGTTCCATATAAAGAGAAAAAAGAGTTTTACAGTTATCAGGGAGCTATTCTGTCAGTTATGGCAGAGCACAGGATATTGGAAGAGCCTGCTGTGGGACTGTACTTTTCCCATAACAACGACAGTGTTATAGCAGTAAAATCTCGGACAAAACCTCTGACACCTCTTATAAGATTAAGACCTGTTAAAATTTTTGAAGATTTCAGTCAGACAGTAGGATGGATGTTAAACCAGATTGAAGAAAGTTCTGAAGAAGGAAGAAAACTGATAAGAAACTTCTCCCAAAAGTATCCCCATATAATAGAAAAGGTAAGTATTTCTGGTGATAACAGCTACAGAGAAATCTCTGACATAACAGCTGTTTTTAACGCTGTTTCTATTATCTTGGAGCTGTTTCCTTATGATAAACCATCATTTTTTGAAGAGCCCTATATCTATCTGCAGGACATGGCTGTTAATTTTAAAGGCAGGAAAGGGGTGAGGATAGATTACATTCTTGAAGAGGAAAACGGGCAGTTCTACCTGAACTGGAAAAAGTTGCTCCAGAGCGTAATATCTTACAAATTAGCCGGTGCAGAAACAGATATGGTAGCTTTTTCTGTATTGGAAGGCTTTGGAGACTGGCTTGTTTCACAGGTTGCCACAATAAAAAGTAAACTGAAAATAGAAAATACTGTTATTTCCGGAAATATGTTTACAGACCCTGTAGTAACAGGTAAGCTGTTAAACTTTTCCTCAAAGGAAGGAAAACTATTTATCAGCAGAAGACTGCCTGTTGACAGACAGAACATCTGTTTAGGTGGAATATTTGTGTAG
- a CDS encoding type II toxin-antitoxin system VapC family toxin, producing MRILVDTNVILDLLLDREPFSTQAGILISQIEKGKLTGLLCATTITTIYYLITKSLSKREADKSLDLLFSLFEIAPVNRIVLETAKNLKFKDFEDAVIYSSAIHSNVDVVITRNIRDFKMNEIPIYEPVEFLKILKIKEL from the coding sequence ATGAGAATTTTAGTAGATACAAATGTTATTTTAGACTTGCTATTAGATAGAGAACCTTTTTCAACTCAGGCAGGTATATTAATTTCTCAGATAGAAAAAGGTAAATTAACAGGTTTATTATGTGCTACAACTATAACAACGATTTACTATTTAATAACCAAATCATTATCAAAAAGAGAGGCGGATAAATCCTTAGATTTACTTTTCTCTTTATTTGAAATAGCACCAGTCAATAGAATAGTATTAGAAACAGCGAAAAATTTAAAATTTAAAGATTTTGAAGATGCGGTGATTTATTCTTCTGCTATCCATTCTAATGTAGATGTAGTAATAACACGAAATATAAGAGATTTTAAAATGAATGAAATTCCTATATATGAACCTGTTGAATTTTTGAAGATTTTAAAGATTAAAGAACTTTAA
- a CDS encoding DUF6364 family protein, with protein MKSKLTLRIEEELIEKIKKLSKEKGYSVSKLVESYFKSLTGEEKKELTPTVKKLKGLLKNKNIKEEDYKKHLQDKYL; from the coding sequence ATGAAATCAAAATTAACCCTAAGAATAGAAGAAGAGCTTATTGAAAAAATCAAGAAACTCTCAAAAGAAAAAGGATATTCTGTATCAAAATTAGTTGAAAGTTATTTCAAATCCCTAACAGGAGAAGAAAAAAAAGAGCTAACGCCTACAGTTAAGAAACTTAAAGGACTGCTAAAAAACAAAAATATTAAAGAAGAGGACTACAAAAAACATTTACAGGATAAATATTTATGA